Proteins from a single region of Candidatus Paceibacterota bacterium:
- a CDS encoding ABC transporter ATP-binding protein, whose product MLNLLCFWLFGKIVDQGTAEGRYTLVAAFSAVLAARYFCDWSKWVENIRRVTYPFEMTLYAEAFAKAFDVPLSLMAERLAEDRETVRRGASAFPKMVQTIVFDILPIASGMAIAVIGIAWIQPVLGLVLLAGFLGYVRRNFAISKGMLPDVKELERHNNEIEQRFWERFDNAREVVLAGKQGYEVASFRAEFAKFEARGKKLWLKSFSETYASREPISFLTLATLFFLSLVFADGGIMTKGQFLVVMTWSFAGFASMGSIGSIQRDLLQAREQIARFFEYLDQSPSAKKRAERDRGIRAIPAEGDIVFENVSFRYPDMGGDRDYTVENLCLIIPHGKNTVIVGPSGSGKSTLIALIAGIIEPEKGRITVGGLDLRDIDHDSWLRSLGIVEQRFGIWQASLGYNLAYSEADPDKLDREYLMGTLRNVRLTHLSPDDPLEFRIASNGANLSGGERQRLAIGRAIVPGPDVLLMDEPMSALDPMNRRLLDDAIKAAVRGRTCIMSTHNLDIAREADQIVVMEEGRIVGAGTHSELLDEKKACDMYCNLILRSSEEGTLRVVMREAERQSAGLRGTEKATA is encoded by the coding sequence GTGCTCAACCTCCTCTGTTTCTGGCTTTTTGGAAAGATCGTAGACCAGGGCACGGCCGAAGGCCGATACACCCTCGTCGCGGCCTTCTCGGCGGTGCTCGCGGCCCGATATTTCTGCGACTGGTCGAAATGGGTCGAGAACATCCGCAGAGTGACCTATCCTTTCGAGATGACGCTCTATGCGGAAGCCTTCGCCAAAGCGTTCGACGTACCCCTGTCTCTCATGGCCGAACGGCTTGCGGAGGACAGGGAGACCGTGCGCCGCGGCGCGTCCGCATTCCCAAAAATGGTACAGACGATCGTGTTCGACATACTGCCCATCGCATCCGGCATGGCCATAGCGGTCATCGGCATAGCCTGGATACAGCCCGTCCTGGGCCTCGTGCTCCTGGCAGGGTTCCTCGGATACGTCCGGCGGAACTTCGCCATAAGCAAAGGCATGCTCCCTGACGTCAAAGAGCTCGAGAGGCATAACAACGAGATCGAGCAGCGCTTCTGGGAAAGGTTCGACAATGCCCGCGAGGTCGTCCTTGCGGGCAAGCAGGGATACGAGGTGGCGTCCTTCAGGGCGGAATTCGCGAAATTCGAGGCTCGGGGCAAAAAGCTCTGGCTCAAGAGTTTCAGCGAAACGTACGCTTCGCGGGAGCCGATCTCGTTTCTGACGCTCGCCACGCTCTTCTTTCTGTCGCTCGTGTTCGCGGATGGCGGGATCATGACGAAAGGGCAGTTCCTCGTCGTCATGACGTGGTCGTTCGCCGGATTCGCTTCGATGGGCTCTATCGGATCGATCCAGCGGGACCTCCTCCAGGCCCGGGAGCAGATCGCGCGGTTCTTCGAGTATCTCGATCAATCTCCGTCCGCCAAAAAGCGGGCAGAGAGGGATAGGGGCATACGCGCGATCCCGGCCGAAGGCGACATCGTCTTCGAGAACGTCAGTTTCCGATATCCGGACATGGGCGGAGACAGGGATTACACGGTCGAGAACCTTTGCCTGATCATTCCTCACGGCAAGAATACGGTCATCGTCGGTCCTTCAGGTTCCGGAAAATCCACGCTCATCGCTCTCATCGCCGGCATCATCGAACCTGAAAAGGGGAGGATAACCGTCGGCGGACTGGACTTGCGGGACATTGACCATGATTCGTGGCTCCGGTCTCTCGGCATCGTCGAACAGCGTTTCGGCATATGGCAGGCGAGCCTCGGATATAACCTCGCCTATAGCGAAGCGGATCCGGACAAGCTCGACAGGGAATACCTGATGGGCACGCTCCGGAACGTGCGGCTGACGCATCTGTCCCCCGACGATCCGCTCGAATTCCGGATCGCCTCGAACGGCGCGAACCTCTCCGGAGGCGAGCGCCAGCGCCTGGCGATCGGGCGGGCCATCGTGCCCGGACCGGACGTGCTTCTCATGGACGAGCCAATGAGCGCTCTCGACCCCATGAACCGGAGGCTCCTCGACGACGCCATCAAAGCGGCGGTGCGAGGCCGAACGTGCATCATGAGCACTCACAATCTGGATATAGCCCGCGAAGCCGATCAGATCGTGGTCATGGAAGAGGGCAGGATCGTCGGGGCAGGCACGCATAGCGAGCTCCTCGACGAGAAGAAGGCGTGTGATATGTACTGCAATCTCATCCTCCGGTCTTCGGAGGAAGGGACGCTGCGGGTCGTCATGCGCGAAGCAGAGCGCCAGTCGGCCGGTCTCCGCGGGACGGAGAAGGCGACGGCATAG
- the dnaK gene encoding molecular chaperone DnaK, with translation MSKIIGIDLGTTNSAVAVMEGGEPKILENAEGMRTTPSIVAETKTKERVVGVVAKRQSVTNPKNTVFQIKRFIGHNFDENSVQKDAKAVPFETRKSDNGGVEVKMGEKWSRPEEISAMILAKLKADAEARLGEPVTEAVITVPAYFNDSQRQATKDAGKIAGLDVKRIINEPTAAALAYGFNKKKDEKIAVFDFGGGTFDISVLEVGEGVVEVRSTDGDAHLGGKDIDQKIINWLADEFAKENGIDLRKDALAKQRLDDAAEKAKIELSTAVETEINIPFISVGSDGPLHLVKKMTRATLEGLCAEFIDRAMEITKRAMEASPFKVADINEVILVGGQTRMPAMQKAVEDFFKKKPHMGVNPDEVVALGAAIQGGVLKGDVKDVLLLDVIPLSFGIETMGGVATKLIEKNTTIPASRSQVFSTAADNQTSVEIHVVQGDRAMARDNKSLGKFILDGIPPAPRGVPQVEVTFDIDANGILNVKAKEKSTGKEQSIKIQGSSGLSKEDIERMKKDAEMNAADDEKKRAEAEAKNIAEQMIYTAEKSLKDAGDKVPADIRGDVEAKVADLKKVKDGSDADAVKKASEALSASMQKIGEAMMKAQQAAGAADGAGKKEGGDSVKDAEYTENK, from the coding sequence ATGTCAAAGATCATAGGTATCGACCTTGGTACCACTAATTCCGCCGTCGCCGTCATGGAAGGCGGCGAGCCCAAGATCCTCGAGAACGCCGAAGGCATGCGCACCACGCCTTCCATCGTCGCAGAGACCAAGACTAAAGAGCGCGTCGTCGGCGTCGTCGCCAAGCGCCAGTCAGTCACGAACCCGAAGAACACCGTATTCCAGATCAAACGCTTCATCGGCCATAATTTCGACGAGAACTCGGTACAGAAGGACGCGAAAGCCGTTCCTTTCGAGACCCGCAAATCCGATAACGGCGGCGTCGAAGTGAAGATGGGCGAGAAATGGTCTCGTCCCGAAGAGATATCGGCAATGATACTCGCCAAGCTCAAGGCGGACGCGGAAGCGCGCCTCGGCGAGCCTGTGACCGAAGCGGTCATCACCGTTCCGGCATATTTCAACGACTCGCAGCGCCAGGCGACGAAGGACGCGGGCAAGATCGCCGGCCTCGACGTGAAGCGAATCATCAATGAGCCTACGGCCGCAGCCTTGGCATACGGCTTTAACAAGAAGAAGGACGAGAAGATCGCCGTATTCGACTTCGGCGGCGGCACGTTCGATATCTCCGTCCTTGAAGTGGGCGAAGGCGTGGTCGAAGTCCGCTCTACGGACGGCGATGCGCACCTCGGCGGCAAGGATATCGACCAGAAGATCATCAACTGGCTCGCGGACGAATTCGCTAAGGAAAACGGCATAGACCTCCGCAAGGACGCTCTCGCCAAGCAGCGCCTCGACGATGCGGCCGAAAAGGCCAAGATCGAGCTTTCGACGGCGGTCGAGACCGAGATCAACATCCCGTTCATATCGGTAGGCTCGGACGGGCCGCTCCACTTGGTCAAAAAGATGACCCGAGCGACGCTCGAAGGCCTTTGCGCCGAATTTATCGACCGCGCCATGGAGATCACCAAGCGCGCGATGGAAGCGTCGCCGTTCAAGGTCGCTGATATCAATGAGGTTATCCTCGTCGGCGGCCAGACCCGCATGCCTGCGATGCAGAAAGCAGTGGAGGATTTTTTCAAGAAGAAGCCCCATATGGGCGTGAACCCTGACGAAGTCGTCGCATTAGGCGCGGCCATCCAGGGCGGCGTGCTCAAGGGCGACGTCAAAGACGTGCTTCTCCTCGACGTCATTCCATTGTCGTTCGGCATCGAGACTATGGGCGGCGTCGCGACTAAACTGATCGAAAAGAACACCACGATCCCCGCATCGCGATCGCAGGTATTCTCGACCGCAGCCGATAACCAGACGTCTGTAGAGATACACGTCGTCCAAGGCGACCGCGCTATGGCTCGCGACAACAAATCGCTCGGCAAATTCATCCTCGACGGCATCCCGCCGGCTCCTCGCGGCGTCCCGCAGGTCGAAGTCACGTTCGACATCGACGCGAACGGCATCCTGAACGTCAAAGCTAAGGAGAAATCGACCGGCAAAGAGCAGTCGATCAAGATTCAGGGCTCGTCGGGCTTGTCCAAGGAAGACATCGAGCGCATGAAGAAGGACGCTGAAATGAATGCGGCCGATGACGAAAAGAAGCGCGCGGAAGCTGAAGCGAAGAACATCGCCGAGCAGATGATATATACTGCAGAAAAGTCGTTGAAGGATGCAGGCGACAAGGTTCCTGCCGATATTCGCGGCGACGTCGAAGCCAAGGTCGCCGACCTCAAGAAGGTCAAAGACGGCAGCGACGCAGACGCCGTCAAAAAGGCGAGTGAAGCATTGTCCGCGTCGATGCAGAAAATCGGCGAAGCGATGATGAAAGCCCAGCAGGCGGCAGGCGCCGCGGACGGCGCAGGCAAGAAGGAGGGCGGCGATAGCGTCAAAGACGCGGAATATACTGAAAATAAGTAA
- the dnaJ gene encoding molecular chaperone DnaJ gives MSKDYYKILGVDKGASQDDIKKAFRKLAHEHHPDKKTGNADRFKEANEAYSVLGDENKRKQYDTFGSAGPGFGGAGGFNPNDFGGFDFSGFQGGFNGANGVEFDLGDIFGDIFGSGMGGSRQKQKRGADIQVDLDIAFEESIFGAEKTIVLNKVSACAECAGSGVKKGSKMKTCHTCSGKGRVTEVRRSIMGSFQTTRTCETCRGAGKEPEEKCPVCRGAGVTKRNQEIKVKVPASVENGEMVRLTGAGEAVAGGQSGDLYLRLHVKKHPTFRKEGNNLLTETAVKLSDALLGVSIPLKTLDGDIVVKIPEGISEGEILRVKGKGAPTTARGKDGHRGDILVVVHVTMPKKLSKDARKAVEDLKKEGI, from the coding sequence ATGTCAAAAGACTATTACAAGATACTCGGAGTAGACAAGGGCGCATCGCAGGACGACATCAAAAAGGCGTTCCGCAAGCTCGCGCATGAGCATCATCCGGACAAGAAGACCGGCAATGCCGACAGGTTCAAAGAAGCCAACGAGGCATACTCCGTCCTCGGCGACGAGAACAAGCGAAAGCAATATGATACGTTCGGCTCGGCTGGGCCGGGCTTCGGGGGCGCCGGCGGTTTCAACCCGAATGACTTCGGCGGATTTGATTTCTCCGGATTCCAGGGCGGCTTCAACGGCGCGAACGGCGTCGAATTCGACCTCGGCGATATATTCGGAGATATTTTCGGCAGCGGAATGGGGGGCAGTCGCCAGAAACAAAAACGCGGCGCCGACATACAGGTAGACCTCGATATCGCCTTCGAAGAATCGATTTTTGGAGCGGAAAAGACGATCGTCTTGAATAAAGTATCGGCTTGCGCCGAATGCGCAGGTTCGGGCGTCAAAAAAGGCAGCAAGATGAAGACATGCCACACCTGCTCGGGCAAAGGCCGCGTTACCGAAGTCCGCCGATCCATCATGGGATCGTTCCAGACTACCCGGACGTGCGAAACCTGCCGCGGCGCGGGTAAAGAACCGGAAGAGAAATGCCCGGTATGCCGCGGCGCGGGCGTCACCAAGCGCAATCAGGAGATAAAGGTCAAAGTCCCCGCATCCGTCGAGAACGGCGAAATGGTGCGTCTCACCGGAGCAGGCGAAGCCGTTGCCGGGGGCCAATCGGGCGACCTCTATCTACGCCTTCACGTGAAAAAACACCCGACATTTCGCAAGGAAGGCAACAATCTCCTCACGGAGACGGCCGTAAAGCTCTCTGACGCGCTCCTGGGCGTGTCAATACCGCTCAAGACGCTCGACGGCGACATCGTCGTTAAGATCCCTGAAGGCATATCCGAAGGCGAAATCCTTCGCGTCAAAGGCAAGGGTGCTCCGACCACCGCGCGGGGCAAGGACGGCCACCGCGGCGACATTCTCGTCGTCGTCCATGTAACGATGCCGAAGAAGCTCTCCAAAGACGCGCGCAAGGCCGTCGAAGACCTGAAAAAAGAGGGAATCTAA